One part of the Anaeromyxobacter sp. Fw109-5 genome encodes these proteins:
- a CDS encoding 4a-hydroxytetrahydrobiopterin dehydratase, which yields MDFSQKRCVPCEGGIPKMTAAQVEESLRSLDGWDARLDATQLHKHYRFKDFPQAIAFVNAMAALAEDEGHHPDFCVHYSAVDVTLWTHAIGGLSENDFILAAKLDRLPASRA from the coding sequence ATGGACTTCTCCCAGAAGCGCTGCGTCCCGTGCGAGGGCGGCATCCCCAAGATGACGGCGGCCCAGGTCGAGGAGTCGCTCCGCTCCCTCGACGGGTGGGACGCCCGGCTGGACGCGACGCAGCTCCACAAGCACTACCGGTTCAAGGACTTCCCCCAGGCCATCGCGTTCGTGAACGCCATGGCCGCGCTCGCAGAGGACGAGGGGCACCACCCCGACTTCTGCGTCCACTACAGCGCGGTGGACGTGACGCTCTGGACGCACGCCATCGGCGGGCTGTCCGAGAACGACTTCATCCTCGCCGCCAAGCTGGACCGGCTCCCCGCCTCGCGTGCGTGA
- a CDS encoding DUF423 domain-containing protein, producing MERTFFALGAISAAVSVAAGAFGAHALKARLSPDLLAVFETGARYEMYHALGLVAAAWAAARFGGAAPAWAGWLFLAGTVLFSGSLYALALTGVRGLGAVTPFGGVAFIAGWLALAVSTLRR from the coding sequence ATGGAACGGACCTTCTTCGCCCTCGGCGCGATCTCCGCCGCCGTCTCGGTGGCCGCGGGCGCGTTCGGCGCGCACGCGCTCAAGGCGCGACTCTCGCCCGACCTGCTCGCCGTCTTCGAGACCGGCGCGCGGTACGAGATGTATCACGCGCTGGGCCTCGTCGCGGCCGCGTGGGCCGCGGCGCGCTTCGGCGGCGCCGCGCCGGCGTGGGCCGGCTGGCTCTTCCTCGCCGGGACGGTGCTCTTCTCCGGCAGTCTCTACGCGCTCGCCCTCACCGGCGTGCGCGGCCTCGGCGCGGTGACGCCCTTCGGCGGCGTGGCGTTCATCGCCGGGTGGCTCGCGCTCGCGGTCTCCACGCTCCGCCGGTGA
- a CDS encoding rhodanese-like domain-containing protein, with the protein MTRLSPADAHALVSQGGHDLVDVREPHEWARGHIPGARHVPLRTLVASPQAHLGARPVVFVCAHGVRSLTAAALAERAGAPATASVDGGTVRWAREGLPFEGSP; encoded by the coding sequence ATGACCCGACTCTCCCCGGCCGACGCGCACGCCCTGGTGTCGCAGGGCGGCCACGATCTCGTCGACGTGCGCGAGCCGCACGAGTGGGCCCGCGGCCACATCCCGGGCGCGCGCCACGTCCCCCTCCGCACGCTCGTCGCCTCGCCCCAGGCCCACCTCGGAGCGCGGCCCGTCGTGTTCGTCTGCGCCCACGGGGTGCGCAGCCTGACCGCCGCGGCGCTCGCCGAGCGGGCGGGAGCACCCGCGACCGCGAGCGTGGACGGCGGCACGGTCCGCTGGGCGCGCGAGGGGCTGCCGTTCGAGGGGTCGCCCTGA
- a CDS encoding POT family MFS transporter, whose translation MSATARDRFPPSIKYLAWNEAAERFSYYGMTSILALYMARNLGLPEHRAIAGFQVFTAAVYLMPLVGALLADWFWGRYRTILWLSFGYVAGHATLAIWESGTGLAVGLGLIAIGAGGIKPCASAFAGDQIPAGKEALLSRLYDLYYWMINLGSTVGTLVIPLLLDRVSPRVAFGVPGIAMAAALAVFWVGRGRYVRVPPARSAPPPAAADAAEPPARGAILRILAIFAPVAAFWALFFQYGSSWTLQADRMRREVLGFQIAAGQVQTLDAALVLTLIPVFAVLVYPAVERRGVRVTPLRKMSVGMFVMVLSFVSAAVVEARLLDAGAAAPHVAWQIPQYLFLAVGEVLVSVTALEFAYGEAPRRLKSVVMGLWYLTIASGSILTALVAWANRFHGVAYYAFFAALMLAAAVVFALVAWWYPAASSRRAAVDAAA comes from the coding sequence ATGAGCGCGACCGCCCGGGACAGGTTCCCGCCGTCGATCAAGTACCTCGCCTGGAACGAGGCCGCCGAGCGGTTCTCCTACTACGGCATGACCTCCATCCTCGCCCTGTACATGGCGAGGAACCTCGGGCTCCCCGAGCACCGCGCCATCGCGGGCTTCCAGGTGTTCACCGCGGCGGTGTACCTCATGCCGCTCGTGGGGGCGCTGCTCGCCGACTGGTTCTGGGGCCGCTACCGTACGATCCTGTGGCTCTCGTTCGGCTACGTCGCCGGCCACGCGACGCTCGCGATCTGGGAGAGCGGCACCGGGCTCGCCGTCGGGCTCGGCCTCATCGCCATCGGCGCGGGCGGCATCAAGCCGTGCGCGTCCGCGTTCGCGGGCGACCAGATCCCGGCCGGCAAGGAAGCGCTGCTCTCGCGCCTCTACGACCTCTACTACTGGATGATCAACCTGGGCTCGACGGTCGGGACGCTGGTGATCCCGCTGCTCCTCGACCGCGTCAGCCCGCGCGTCGCCTTCGGCGTGCCGGGCATCGCCATGGCGGCCGCGCTGGCGGTCTTCTGGGTGGGCCGCGGCCGGTACGTGCGCGTGCCGCCCGCGCGCAGCGCGCCGCCGCCGGCCGCGGCGGACGCGGCCGAGCCGCCCGCGCGCGGGGCGATCCTGCGCATCCTCGCCATCTTCGCCCCGGTCGCCGCGTTCTGGGCGCTCTTCTTCCAGTACGGCTCGTCGTGGACGCTGCAGGCCGACCGCATGCGGCGCGAGGTGCTCGGGTTCCAGATCGCCGCCGGGCAGGTGCAGACCCTCGACGCCGCGCTCGTCCTCACGCTCATCCCGGTCTTCGCCGTGCTCGTCTACCCGGCCGTCGAGCGGCGCGGGGTGCGGGTGACGCCGCTGCGCAAGATGTCGGTGGGCATGTTCGTGATGGTGCTCTCGTTCGTCTCGGCCGCGGTCGTCGAGGCGCGCCTGCTGGACGCGGGCGCGGCGGCGCCCCACGTGGCCTGGCAGATCCCCCAGTACCTCTTCCTCGCCGTGGGGGAGGTGCTCGTGTCGGTCACCGCCCTCGAGTTCGCCTACGGCGAGGCGCCGAGGCGGCTGAAGAGCGTGGTGATGGGCCTGTGGTACCTCACCATCGCTTCCGGCTCGATCCTCACCGCGCTGGTCGCCTGGGCGAACCGCTTCCACGGCGTCGCGTACTACGCGTTCTTCGCGGCGCTCATGCTCGCCGCAGCGGTGGTCTTCGCGCTCGTCGCGTGGTGGTACCCGGCCGCGTCCTCCCGGCGCGCCGCGGTGGACGCCGCCGCGTAG